The following proteins are encoded in a genomic region of Bacteroides sp.:
- the rpsM gene encoding 30S ribosomal protein S13 translates to MARIAGVDIPRNKRGVISLTYIYGIGRSTAAQILDEAGVDQSMKVEEWNDDQVTAIRNIINEKYKVEGSLRSEVQMNIKRLMDIGCYRGIRHRIGLPLRGQKTKNNARTRKGKKKTVANKKKATK, encoded by the coding sequence ATGGCACGTATAGCTGGAGTTGACATTCCGAGAAACAAAAGAGGCGTTATCAGCCTTACCTATATTTATGGTATTGGCCGTAGCACAGCTGCCCAGATCCTTGACGAAGCCGGAGTGGACCAATCGATGAAGGTTGAAGAATGGAACGATGATCAGGTCACTGCAATTCGTAACATCATCAACGAAAAGTATAAGGTTGAAGGTTCGCTGCGCTCTGAAGTTCAAATGAACATCAAGCGCCTGATGGATATTGGCTGCTACCGTGGTATTCGCCACCGTATCGGACTTCCGCTCAGGGGACAGAAAACCAAGAATAACGCCCGTACCCGTAAAGGGAAGAAAAAGACTGTTGCTAACAAGAAAAAGGCAACGAAGTAA
- the infA gene encoding translation initiation factor IF-1, translating to MAKQASIQQDGVVIESLGNAMFRVELENGHVITAHISGKMRMHYIKILPGDKVKVEMSPYDLTKGRITFRYK from the coding sequence ATGGCAAAACAGGCATCAATACAACAAGACGGCGTTGTAATAGAATCATTAGGCAACGCTATGTTCCGGGTGGAACTCGAGAACGGTCATGTCATTACTGCGCACATTTCGGGCAAGATGCGGATGCATTATATCAAAATCCTGCCCGGTGACAAGGTAAAAGTTGAAATGTCACCCTATGATCTTACAAAAGGTCGAATTACTTTTAGGTACAAGTAA
- the rpmJ gene encoding 50S ribosomal protein L36: MKVRVSVKKRSPECKIVRRKGKIYVINKKNPKFKQRQG; the protein is encoded by the coding sequence ATGAAAGTCAGAGTGTCGGTTAAGAAAAGAAGCCCTGAGTGCAAAATCGTTCGCAGGAAAGGAAAGATTTACGTCATTAACAAGAAGAATCCCAAGTTCAAGCAACGCCAGGGATAA